The following nucleotide sequence is from Synechococcus sp. CBW1004.
TGGAGCGAGCGGATGAATTCCCTGCCTGGTCTGATCAGCTTTGATTTTGCTGCCATCGTCAATGCTGTTGGCGCCGATCACGCCCCCGATCCTGACCTGGAGATCGCGGCGTCCACCCCCTACAGCAGGGAAGTTTATGATCGGCTTGGAATCGCGCTTGCGCGTGTCGTTCGGCGTCGCCGAATCGCTGCGAAGAAGGTCATCGCACTGGATGGTGATGGAACGCTCTGGCAGGGTGTTCTCGGTGAAGATGGTATGGAAGGGGTGCGACTTTCTGAGGGGCATGCCTGGTTTCAGAGGCGGCTCATTGAGCTCAAGGAAAAAGGCGCTCTGTTGGTGATCGTCAGCAAGAATGAGCCTGAAGATGTCTGGGAGCTGCTAGAAGTCCGAGCTGATTTCCCGCTGAACAAGCAGGACTTTGTCGCTCACAGGATCGGTTGGAAGCCCAAGTCTGAGGCGTTGCGTGAATTGGCCGTTGAGTTGAATGTCGGGTTGGATTCCTTTCTGTTCATTGACGACAGTCCAACCGAGCGAGCGACGGTCGAGGCCGGCTGCCCGGAGGTGACGGTTCTGCCGCTTCCTGCGGATTCCAGGCATTACGCTTCGCAGCTCAATCGTCTGTGGTGTTTTGATGCCCTCGGCGCAACGATGGAAGACGCCAGCCGCCATTCCATGGTCCAGGCAGAAGCCAGGCGCCGTGAGCTGGCAGCGAAGAATGATGACCTCGAGGCTTATTTGAAGTCGTTGGGCCTTGAAGTCAGGTTTTCTGTGGCCGCATACCAGGACGTACCAAGGTTGGCGCAGCTCAGTCAGAAAACCAATCAGTTCAACCTTTCACTCAGGCGGCGAGACGAGGATGCCTTCAGGGCGCTGCTTGCAGATGGTGCTCATCAGGTCTGGAAGATTTCGGTGGTTGATCAGTTCGGGGAGTACGGAATTGTCGGGCTGATCATTGCGAGATTGGTTGATTCTCGGTCCCCTGTCTGCCTGGAGATCGAGAGCTTCATGCTGAGTTGCAGAGCGTTGGGACGGGGTGTGGAGGAGGCGGCCCTGCATGCCTTGTGCTGTTGGTGTCAGGATCTGGGTGTGGAAACGGTTGTGGCTCCCTACGTCGTTGCTCCCCGCAATAGTCCTGTGCGCGACTTCTTCAGGCGTCAAGGTTTTTCTGATGCCTCCCAGCTCTTCCGGCGTCCGCTGTTGCCGCTGCCTGTCCGGCCCGGTCATGTGAATCTGATCGTTCAGATGTGAGCGCAGGAGGGATGTTTTGGTGCCTGCCCCGCCGCACGCGACTCGCGTGATGCTACAATTGGGGTCTGGAACACGTTTAGTCAAGATCCTGTCATCGGCGCCCAATAGAGCGATTCACCGTGCCCACCCTCACCGCCCTGCAGCTTGCTCTTCTCAATCAGAAAGCGGCTCGGGAGCGGTCCCTGCAGGCTGCCGAGCCCATTGCTGTGATCGGCGTGGGCTGCCGCTTCCCCGCTGGTCCCGGTCGCCCCGATCTGGCATCTCCTGATCAGTTCTGGGACTTTCTCTGTTCCGGTGGTCACGCGATCGGTACCGTGCCCGCCAGTCGCTGGGCGCTTGATCGTTATTACGATCCAACCCCAGGCACCCCCGGCCGTATGCATTGCCGTCATGGGGCCTTCCTGGCTGAGGTGGATCAGTTCGACCCCGTCCGCTTCGGGATCTCCCAGCGTGAGGCGGAGGCCATGGATCCTCAGCAGCGCCTGATCCTCGAGACGGCCTTGGATGCTCTGGAGCGCTCCGGTCTGGGCGAGCGTCAGCTCAGGGGCAGTTGCAGCGGCGTCTACATGGGGATCAGCACCTCCGACTATGCGCTGCGGCAGGTGGCCGACCAGCCCCCTGACAGTCGTTACGACCTTTACTTCGCCACCGGAAACACCTACTCCATGGCGGCCGGAAGGCTGGCTTATGTGATGGGGCTGCAGGGCCCGGCCATGACCGTGGATACCGCCTGTTCCTCGTCGCTGGTGGCGGTGGATCTGGCCTGCCGCAGTCTGCGCGACCGCAACACCGACCTGGCCCTGGCAGGAGGTTCCAATGTGATGTTGTCGCCTCTGAACAGTCTCTGCTTCTCGCGCAGCGGCATGATGGCCAGCGACGGTCACTGCAAGACCTTCGATGCCGCTGCCGACGGCTACGTCCGCGGCGAAGGCTGTGGCGTGGTCGTCCTCAAGCGGTTGGCCGACGCGCTGGCGGCTGGTGATCCGATCCTGGCTGTGATTCGCGCCAGTGGTGTGAACCATGACGGGGCCAGTGCGGGTCTGACCGTTCCCAACGGAGAGGCGCAGCATGGTCTGATGCGTCGCACGCTTGCCCAGGGGCAACTGGACGGGGACCAGATCGATGTGCTCGAGGCGCATGGCACCGGCACCGCTCTCGGTGATCCGATCGAACTCAGGGCCCTGGCGCCGGTCTATGCCCGTCCGGAGCGCGGCACCGCACTGCAGCTCGGCTCCGTCAAGACCAACCTCGGGCACCTGGAAGCGGCGGCCGGCATCGCCGGTCTGATCAAGTGCGTGCTGATGCTCCAGCACGGCCGGATCCCCCCCCATCTGCACCTGCGCCAGCCGACGCCCTACATGAACTGGGGCGACTGGAAACTCCAGATCCCTACGACGCTCACGCCCTGGCCGCGCCAGGGGGGAGAGCCGCGGCGCGCGGCGGTGAGCTCGTTCGGCTTCAGCGGCACGAATGCCCATGTCGTGCTGGAGCAGGCCCCGGTGGAAGCCGTGCTGCCCTGGCCCCGCCCGGCAGCGCCTCTCGCCGGGGGCGACTGGCTGGTGTTCAGCGCCCTCGACAGTGAAGCCCTGCGTCGCTTCGCCCAGGACTTCGCGCGCTGGCTGCCCGATCAACCCGAGCAGGCCTGGGCCGCCCTCTGTGCCACGGCGCGCCGGTCTCGCAGCCTCCTGCGCTGCCGTCTGGCGCTCCGGGCCGCCTCGGCCGCCGAGGCGGCTCAGCAGCTCCGTCACTGGCTCGAAGCCGATAGGGGCTGCGACGCGGTCCACACCGCCGAGATCCCCAACCAGCCGCCCCGGCTGGCGCTGCTCCTCTCCCCGCTGAGTCGCGCCGAGCACTGGCAGGCCTGGCAGCAGATCGGTCTGCGCCCTTCCGCTCTGGTGTTTGATCCGGGCGAGGCGGCCCTGGCGCACGAGCTGGCCGGCACGCCCCCCCAGCTGCGCCTCATCCCCCGTGAGGCCGGTAGCGAAGCCCTGCTCGCCGAGCATGGCTACGGGGCGCCCCTGCCCCTGGAGGCCCCGGCAGCCGAGACGATGGTGCGGCTCTGGCTGGCCGGTCACGCCATCAGCTGGGATTCGCTCGATCCCGCCGGCCTCTGGCCCCGCCAGGCGCTGCCCACCACGCCGTTCAGCCGCACGCGCTGCTGGATCGACGAAGCCTCCGCAGCTCTGGATCCAGGGGCTGACGCTGGCCTGATTCACCTGCCGAGCTGGACGGCGATCGAGCCCGGGGATGGCCGGGCGGCGCCGGCGGGCGCCGAGCTGCTGCTGCTCGGTGGGCCCTCGGCATGCCGCGATGCGCTCGTGGCCTCGCTGTCCGGCCGCTCCGTGATCCCCTTGGCGGACCTGCAGGCGCTCGAGGCCCATCTCAGCCTCAGGCGGGACCAGGGAGCCGACGCGAAGCCCGAGCTGGTCGTGCTGCAGGGGCTGGCGAGTGCTCCTGGGGGGGAGCCGGTTCGGCTCGATCAGCCCTTCTGGCAGGAGTGGCTGCCCCTGCTCCAGCAGCTCACCGGCCAGGCGGCGCAGCTGGATGGAATCCACTGGGCCATCGACGCGACGGCCACCGCCGGCTCGGAGGCCCTGGCCGCACTGCTGCGCTGCTGGGCCCGCGAACTCGGTGCCCAAGCCGGCGGCCTGCTGCGCTGCGGCGCCGAGGGGCAGGGTCTCAAGGAGCTGCTGCTCGCCAACCGCCGTCCCAGCGCCGGGGACGACTGGCGCTGGGACGGCAGCCGCATCGTGCGGCGGGCGCTCACGCCCCAGGCCTCCGCTCCGGCCGGGCCTGGCCTGCGGCTGCCATCCGGCGCCACCACGATCATCAGTGGCGGCCTCGGCGCCCTGGGTCTGGCGACCGCCCGCTGGCTGCAGCAGCGCGGCGCCACCCATCTCACCCTGCTCAGCCGGCGTTCTCCTCAGGCCAGCCAGCAGCAGGTTCTCGACGAGCTGCGGGCCGCCGGTACGGAGGTGGTGGTGGAGCCGGTGGATGTCTGCGCTGCCGACCAGGTGCGAGATCTGACCGACCGGCTGCTGCAGAGCGGCCGGCCTCTGGCCGGCGTCATCCATGCCGCGGGCGTGCTCGACGATGGCCTGGTGACCAACCAGACAGCGGACCGCTGCGCCGCGGTCGCGGCCCCGAAGGTGCTCGGTCTGGTGCATCTCGATCGCTGCACGCGTGAGCTGAAGCCCTGCTTCTTCATCACCTACTCCTCGCTCGCGGCGACGCTGGGCTCACCGGGACAGACCGCCTATGGAGCCGCCAACGGCTGGCTCGATGGCTACATGCAGCAGCGTCAGCGCGAGGGGCTGTCCGGGCTGTCGGTGAACTGGGGGCCCTGGGCGGGCGGTGGCATGGCGGCACGCTCCCCGCAGCATCTCGATCTGCTGGAGCCGGATCTGGCCCTGCAGGCCCTGGGCCGGTGCCTGGAGGACTCCGCCGGCCGTGCGGACACGACCGTCGTGATCGCCCATCTGGGAGCGAGCAGCGCCAGCAACCCGCTTGCGGACCGTGTGCGCCAGCTGGCAGACCAGCTCGCCAGCCTCGAGCAGCCTGGCGGGGAGCGCGGCCTGGCGCTGATCGAAGCCTGTCTGGCCGAGCTGCTCGGAGAGCTCAGCGGCTTCAACGCCGGCAGTCTCGATCGCGATACGCGCCTCGAGGCCCTGGGGCTCGATTCCCTGATGGCCGTCGATCTGGCCACCGCCGTCCAGGCGGGGCTCGGGGTCAGCCTCGGCCTCGGGGCCCTCAGCGGTGATCCCACCCTCGGGAGCCTGGCCAGCCATCTGCACGGCCTGCTCCACAGCGATGGGCAGGACCCGGAGGACGCCCTGGATCTGGGCGAGGAAGCCACCCTGCCCGGCGACCTGCTCTCGCTGCTCGGCTCGGCGTCGCAGGAGCCGCCGGCTGAAGGGCCGGGTGAGGCGATTCTGTTCACCGGTGCCACCGGCTTCCTGGGCGCCTATCTGCTCGCGGACCAGCTCAACCGCTATCCCGATCTGTCGATCTATTGCCTGGTGCGCGCCGACGGCCCCGGCATGGCCCGCAGCCGGGTGCGCAGCAACCTCGAGCATTACGGGCTCTGGCAGGAGAACTATGGCCAGCGCCTGATCGGCGTGCCCGGCAACCTGGCCGAACCCCGTCTGGGGCTGGATCCACAGGCCTGGGAGGCGCTCACTGAGCGCCTCAGCGGCATCCTGCACAACGGCGCCCAGCTGAGTTATGTGGCCCCCTATGGCCAGCTCAGGGCGAGCAATGTGCTCGGCACGCTGGAGGTGCTGAGGCTCGCCGCAGCACGCTGCGACGGCTCCCGCCAGCCTCTGCCGGTGGAGTTCATCTCCAGCACCTCGGTCTACGAGGCAGCCGCTTACCGGGGGCGCGACCTCGACGAGACCAGTGACCTGAGTGAGTGGCAGGGCATTCACCTCGGCTATTCGCAGACCAAGTGGGTGAGCGAGCGGCTGGTCTGGAATGCGGCTCTGCAGGGTCTGCCGGTGCGGATCTACCGGCCGCCCCTGATCGCCGGCCATTCGCTGACGGGGGCCTGGCACGAACAGGATTTTTTGCACCGTCTCATGCGCGGTTGCCTGCAGATGGGCCTTGCCCCTGACCTGACGATGTCGCTCGACCTCGTGCCCGTGGATTACGTGGTGGCTGCCGTGGGGGCGATGGCCTGGCGCTCCAGGCCTCAGGCGTCGATGCCGCCGGTGTTCCACCTGCACCATCCCGAGCCGGTCCTGTGGACCGATCTGCTGGACGGGATGATCGCGATGGGAGCCCCCCTGCGCGCCGTGCCGCTCGACCAGTGGCTCAGCCGCCTGGCCACCGAGCCCGGCAATCCGCTCTATCCCCTGCAGCCCTTCTTCACCCACCGCTGGGGTCCGGAACAGCTCACCTATCCGGAGCTCAACGCTCCCGCCCATCGAGCCAGGCCGGCCTGCCGGATCACCCAGACGGCCCTCAACGATGAAGGTCTCCGCTGCCCGGCCTTCAGCGACTTGCTGCAAACGTATGCTCGCACCTTCTTGGCGGATCTCCTTCGTCATGGCTGAGCAGCCGATCCCCCCTGAACCGATTGCAATCGTCGGGATCGGCTGCCGCCTCCCGGGCGGGGTGTCCGGTCCCGAGGATCTCTGGGCACTGCTGCGTGAAGGCCGCGAAGCCATTGGCGAGATCCCAGCTGATCGCTGGGATCTGAACCATCATTTCAACCCCGATCCCCAGGTCCCCCTGCGCCAGCATCTGCGCCGCGGCGGGTTCGTGGATGGGATCGATCAGTTCGACCCCTCCTTTTTCGGCATTTCCCCGCGGGAGGCCGTCTGCATGGATCCCCAGCAGCGTCTGCTGATGGAGGTGAGCTGGCAGTGCCTGGAAGATGCCGGGCAGCCCGCCGAGGACCTGCGCGGCAAGCCGGTCGCCGTGGTCATGGGGATTTCCAGCGCTGATTACAGCACGCTGCTCTGGATTTCACGATCTGATTATGGCCTGCCGGATAACGAGCCGTTCATTCTGCCGGGAAACACAGGCTGTATTGCCGCCAATCGCCTCTCCTATTTCTTTGATCTGAGGAAGCTCTGATCAAGACCGGGAATTGAGCGCAAGCGTGTCTCATTCTCGCCAATGAGACACAAGTGGGGTATTTTGTCCTTGGCTACTCGCCAGGTACTCCAATCCAGGGCCTGACTGGCTTATTTCTCGTGAGTTCCCCGATCATTTTTGGCTGCTCACCCTCAAGATGGCACACTTATTCTGTCATTTACGCTGTAGAAGGACAACGTTCGCGCACCATCCAGAGATTGGCGAGGGCAAACAGCATCGTCAGCTTGAGGTTGTTCTTGCGGATGCCTCGGTAGAAGACCTTCCGAAATCCAAACTGGCACTTGATGATCCGAAATGGATGCTCCACCTTTGCCCTGACATGTGCTTTCGCCGCCTCCATCAGATCCAGCAGTCTTCCCTCTGGGGTGTCCGGTAGAACTCGGCGCTGTCCGGGCTTCATGGCGATGCGCATCTCTGCTTCGCAGTCCTTGAACGCCTCACGCTTTTCGATGCCGATG
It contains:
- a CDS encoding thioester reductase domain-containing protein; translated protein: MPTLTALQLALLNQKAARERSLQAAEPIAVIGVGCRFPAGPGRPDLASPDQFWDFLCSGGHAIGTVPASRWALDRYYDPTPGTPGRMHCRHGAFLAEVDQFDPVRFGISQREAEAMDPQQRLILETALDALERSGLGERQLRGSCSGVYMGISTSDYALRQVADQPPDSRYDLYFATGNTYSMAAGRLAYVMGLQGPAMTVDTACSSSLVAVDLACRSLRDRNTDLALAGGSNVMLSPLNSLCFSRSGMMASDGHCKTFDAAADGYVRGEGCGVVVLKRLADALAAGDPILAVIRASGVNHDGASAGLTVPNGEAQHGLMRRTLAQGQLDGDQIDVLEAHGTGTALGDPIELRALAPVYARPERGTALQLGSVKTNLGHLEAAAGIAGLIKCVLMLQHGRIPPHLHLRQPTPYMNWGDWKLQIPTTLTPWPRQGGEPRRAAVSSFGFSGTNAHVVLEQAPVEAVLPWPRPAAPLAGGDWLVFSALDSEALRRFAQDFARWLPDQPEQAWAALCATARRSRSLLRCRLALRAASAAEAAQQLRHWLEADRGCDAVHTAEIPNQPPRLALLLSPLSRAEHWQAWQQIGLRPSALVFDPGEAALAHELAGTPPQLRLIPREAGSEALLAEHGYGAPLPLEAPAAETMVRLWLAGHAISWDSLDPAGLWPRQALPTTPFSRTRCWIDEASAALDPGADAGLIHLPSWTAIEPGDGRAAPAGAELLLLGGPSACRDALVASLSGRSVIPLADLQALEAHLSLRRDQGADAKPELVVLQGLASAPGGEPVRLDQPFWQEWLPLLQQLTGQAAQLDGIHWAIDATATAGSEALAALLRCWARELGAQAGGLLRCGAEGQGLKELLLANRRPSAGDDWRWDGSRIVRRALTPQASAPAGPGLRLPSGATTIISGGLGALGLATARWLQQRGATHLTLLSRRSPQASQQQVLDELRAAGTEVVVEPVDVCAADQVRDLTDRLLQSGRPLAGVIHAAGVLDDGLVTNQTADRCAAVAAPKVLGLVHLDRCTRELKPCFFITYSSLAATLGSPGQTAYGAANGWLDGYMQQRQREGLSGLSVNWGPWAGGGMAARSPQHLDLLEPDLALQALGRCLEDSAGRADTTVVIAHLGASSASNPLADRVRQLADQLASLEQPGGERGLALIEACLAELLGELSGFNAGSLDRDTRLEALGLDSLMAVDLATAVQAGLGVSLGLGALSGDPTLGSLASHLHGLLHSDGQDPEDALDLGEEATLPGDLLSLLGSASQEPPAEGPGEAILFTGATGFLGAYLLADQLNRYPDLSIYCLVRADGPGMARSRVRSNLEHYGLWQENYGQRLIGVPGNLAEPRLGLDPQAWEALTERLSGILHNGAQLSYVAPYGQLRASNVLGTLEVLRLAAARCDGSRQPLPVEFISSTSVYEAAAYRGRDLDETSDLSEWQGIHLGYSQTKWVSERLVWNAALQGLPVRIYRPPLIAGHSLTGAWHEQDFLHRLMRGCLQMGLAPDLTMSLDLVPVDYVVAAVGAMAWRSRPQASMPPVFHLHHPEPVLWTDLLDGMIAMGAPLRAVPLDQWLSRLATEPGNPLYPLQPFFTHRWGPEQLTYPELNAPAHRARPACRITQTALNDEGLRCPAFSDLLQTYARTFLADLLRHG
- a CDS encoding beta-ketoacyl synthase N-terminal-like domain-containing protein, with the protein product MAEQPIPPEPIAIVGIGCRLPGGVSGPEDLWALLREGREAIGEIPADRWDLNHHFNPDPQVPLRQHLRRGGFVDGIDQFDPSFFGISPREAVCMDPQQRLLMEVSWQCLEDAGQPAEDLRGKPVAVVMGISSADYSTLLWISRSDYGLPDNEPFILPGNTGCIAANRLSYFFDLRKL